Proteins encoded together in one Triticum dicoccoides isolate Atlit2015 ecotype Zavitan chromosome 7B, WEW_v2.0, whole genome shotgun sequence window:
- the LOC119337154 gene encoding aquaporin NIP2-2-like: MSVTSNTPTRANSRVNYSNEIHDLSTVQDGAPSLAPSMYYQEKSFADFFPPHLGKKVISEVVATFLLVFVTCGAASIYSADVTRVSQLGQSVVGGLIVTVMIYATGHISGAHMNPAVTLSFACFRHFPWIQVPFYWAAQFTGAMCAAFVLRAVLHPITVLGTTTPTGPHWHALVIEIIVTFNMMFITCAVATDSRAVGELAGLAVGSAVCITSIFAGPVSGGSMNPARTLAPAVASGVYTGLWIYFLGPVIGTLSGAWVYTYIRFEEEPSVKDGPQKLSSFKLRRLQSQRSMAVDEFDHV; encoded by the exons ATGTCGGTGACCTCCAACACCCCGACGAGGGCCAACTCGCGAGTGAACTACTCGAACGAGATCCACGACCTGTCCACGGTGCAGGACGGCGCCCCCAGCCTCGCCCCCAGCATGTACTACCAGGAGAAGTCCTTCGCCGACTTCTTCCCTCCCCACCTCGGAAAGAAG GTGATCTCGGAGGTGGTGGCGACGTTCCTGCTGGTGTTCGTGACGTGCGGGGCGGCGTCCATCTACAGCGCCGACGTGACGCGCGTCTCGCAGCTGGGCCAGTCCGTTGTCGGCGGCCTCATCGTCACCGTCATGATCTACGCCACCGGCCACATCTCCGGCGCGCACATGAACCCCGCCGTCACGCTCTCCTTCGCCTGCTTCCGGCATTTCCCCTGGATTCAG GTGCCGTTCTACTGGGCGGCGCAGTTCACGGGGGCGATGTGCGCGGCGTTCGTGCTGCGGGCGGTGCTGCACCCGATCACGGTGCTGGGGACGACGACGCCGACGGGGCCGCACTGGCACGCGCTCGTCATCGAGATCATCGTCACCTTCAACATGATGTTCATCACCTGCGCCGTCGCCACGGACTCGAGGGCG GTGGGTGAGTTGGCGGGGTTAGCAGTTGGTTCCGCGGTTTGCATTACGTCCATCTTCGCAGG GCCTGTGTCAGGAGGATCGATGAACCCAGCGAGGACTCTGGCGCCGGCGGTGGCCAGCGGCGTCTACACCGGCCTCTGGATCTACTTTCTCGGCCCCGTCATCGGCACGCTCTCCGGTGCCTGGGTCTACACCTACATCCGCTTCGAGGAGGAGCCCTCCGTCAAGGACGGCCCGCAGAAGCTCTCCTCCTTCAAGCTCCGCCGCCTGCAGAGTCAGCGATCCATGGCCGTCGACGAGTTCGACCATGTCTGA